GGCTCCGCAGGAGTTGTTGCCGATCATGCCGCCGACCGTGCAGTGGTCGTGGGTGGCCGGCTCCGGGCCGAACTCCAGACCGGCCGGCGCCAGCAGCTCGTTGAGGGTGTCCCGGACGATCCCCGGTTCCACCAGGCAGGTACGCCGGTCCTGGTCGACCTCCACCAGCCGGTTGCAGTACTTCGACCAGTCCAGCACCACGGCAACGTTCGTGCACTCGCCGCCGAGGCTGGTGCCGCCGCCCCGGGACAGCACGGGCGCCCCGTGCCGCCGGCACACCGCGACGGCCTCGACCGCCGCGTCGACCGAACGCGGCACCACGACGCCGAGCGGCACCTGCCGATAGTTGGAGGCGTCCGTCGAGTACGTCGCCCGGGACCCCGCGTCGAACCGCACCTCGCCGTCGACGGCGGCCCGCAGGTCGGCTTCGAGACGCCTCAGGTCGAGGCCGTCGGCGTGACCGTCGACGTGGGCGTCGCTCCGGACGACCGGATCGGGCAGGACGACGCCGCTCATGCCGTCACCTCGCCGCGCTCCGCGCCGTCAGGAGCCTTCCCGGCCCCGAACCGGCTGACCCGCCCGCTCCGCCCGTTCATGACCGGAGTTGGTTGATCTTGTCACGGGCCACCGTGGCGAGGGTGGCGATCCGGTGCGGCTGCCCGCGCAGGAACGCCTCGGTGAACTCCTTTGCCTGCTCGTACCGCACCTTGCCGGGCATCGGCGGCTCGTTCGGATTGACGCTGCAGTCGACCAGCGCCGGCCCGGGATGCGCCAGGGCCTCCCGGACCGCGTCTTGGAGCCGCCCCGGATCGGTGACCTTCACGCCGTACCCGCCACAGCTGCGCGCCCAGCTGGAGAAGTCCGCCTCCGGCTCCCGGTGCCGTACCGCGTACTCGGGATAGCCGAGGAGGATCTGCTCCCAGAGAATCTGCCCGTACGAGTTGTTGTTGTTGACCATCACCTTGATCGGCAGGTCGTGCCGGGCGGCGGTGAGGAACTCCGCCATCAGCATCGCGAACCCGCCGTCCCCGACGAAGGCGATCACCTGCCGATTGGGCAAGGCGTGTTGCATCGCGATCGCGTACGGCAACCCCGGCGCCATCGTGGCGAGGTTTCCGGACAGGTAGAACTCCCGGCCGCCCCGGATGGTCCAGTGCCGGGCCGACCAGGTGGCGATGGTGCCCGAGTCGCAGGTCAGGATCGCGTCGTCGGCAGCCAGATCGTCGACGCAGCCCATGAAGTACGACGGCGCGATCGGATGCCGCTTCGGATCCCGCAACGCCTTCATGCTGCTGCGCCACTCCGTACTGCCCCGCTGGTACTTCTCCAGGAACGAGCGGTCGGTGGTCGGGTTCAGCAGCGGAAGCAACTGCCGCAGCGCCGTCCGGGCGTCGGCGGCCAGCGCCACCTCCACCGGCAGCCGCAGGCCGATCCGACTGGCGTCCCGGTCGATCTGCACCACCCTGGCCTTCCCCGGCGCCGGCAGGTAGCTGCTGTACGGGAAGCTGGTGCCGACCATCAGCAGGGTGTCGCACTCCTCCATCAGCTCCTCGCTCGGCTTCGTGCCGAGCAGCCCGAGGCCGCCGGTGGTCAGCGGGTGCTCGTCCGGCACCACCTGCTTTCCGGGCAGGGTCTTCACGATCGGCGCGGCGAGGCAGTCGGCGACGGCCAGCACCTCGTCCCGGGCATCCCGGGCGCCGATGCCGACCAGCATGGCGACCTTGCCGCCCTCGCCGAGCACCCGGGCGGCCCGGTCCAGTTCATCCTGCGCCGCCGGCACCGGTGGACGGGAGAGCACCGGACTGCTCTTCGGCGGCTTACCCGGGCTGACGTGCCGGTACGGGTCGGCGGACGCCTCGGCCACCTGGATGTCGTTCGGGAAGCTCAGGTGCACGACGGTCCGCTCCGCCAGCGCCTTACGAATGGCGATGTCGACCACGCCCGGCAACTGCTGCGGGTTCGTCACCATCAGGTTGTAGGCGGCGACGTTCTCGTAGAGCTGCGGCGTGTGCACCTCCTGCTGGTAGTACGAACCGAGCACCGAGGTCTCCTGCATGCCGGTGAGCGCGAGTACCGGCGCGTGGTCGAGCTTGGCGTCGTACAGGCCGTTGAGCAGGTGGATCGCGCCGGGGCCGGAGGTGGCGGCGCAGACGCCGAGCCGGCCGGTCGCCTTGGCGTACCCGGTCGCCATGAACGCGGCGGCCTCCTCGTGGTGGACGAGGACGAAGCGCAGCGACTCGCGCTGCCGGCGGAAGCCCTCCATCAGCCCGTTGATGCCGTCGCCGGGCAGCCCGAAAATCGTGTCGACACCCCAGTCGACCAGGCGCTTGGCCAGCGCCTCTCCGACGATCTCACGCATTGCGGTCCCCC
The nucleotide sequence above comes from Plantactinospora soyae. Encoded proteins:
- a CDS encoding thiamine pyrophosphate-dependent enzyme is translated as MREIVGEALAKRLVDWGVDTIFGLPGDGINGLMEGFRRQRESLRFVLVHHEEAAAFMATGYAKATGRLGVCAATSGPGAIHLLNGLYDAKLDHAPVLALTGMQETSVLGSYYQQEVHTPQLYENVAAYNLMVTNPQQLPGVVDIAIRKALAERTVVHLSFPNDIQVAEASADPYRHVSPGKPPKSSPVLSRPPVPAAQDELDRAARVLGEGGKVAMLVGIGARDARDEVLAVADCLAAPIVKTLPGKQVVPDEHPLTTGGLGLLGTKPSEELMEECDTLLMVGTSFPYSSYLPAPGKARVVQIDRDASRIGLRLPVEVALAADARTALRQLLPLLNPTTDRSFLEKYQRGSTEWRSSMKALRDPKRHPIAPSYFMGCVDDLAADDAILTCDSGTIATWSARHWTIRGGREFYLSGNLATMAPGLPYAIAMQHALPNRQVIAFVGDGGFAMLMAEFLTAARHDLPIKVMVNNNNSYGQILWEQILLGYPEYAVRHREPEADFSSWARSCGGYGVKVTDPGRLQDAVREALAHPGPALVDCSVNPNEPPMPGKVRYEQAKEFTEAFLRGQPHRIATLATVARDKINQLRS